DNA from Streptomyces luteogriseus:
CATCGGCAACGTGTCCGCGAGCCATACGAGCCGGGGGTACTTGTACGCCGCGACCCGGCCCTTGACGTGTTTGCGTAGTTCCTCCGGTGTGGCCTGCGCGCCCGGGCGCAGCACCACCGCGGCCGCGATCTCCTCGCCGAGCTTCTCGTGCGGAACGCCCACCACCGCGGCCAGGGCGACGGCAGGGTGCTCGTGCAGGACCTCCTCGATCTCGCGCGGATACACGTTGTAGCCGCCGCGGATGATCATGTCCTTCTTCCGGTCGACGATGTAGAAATAGCCGTCCTCGTCCTGCCGGGCCATGTCCCCGGTGCGCAGCCAGCCGTCCGGGACGGCGGCCGCCGTCTCCTCGGGGCGATTCCAGTAGCCCTTCATCACGTTGGGGCCGCGCACGACCAGCTCGCCGATCGCGCCGGAGCCCACGTCCTGGCCCTTCTCGTCCAGCAGGCGGACCTCCACGTCCTTGATGGGGGTACCGATGGAGCCCGCCTTGCGGGGCCGGTCGGGGTGGTTGAAGGTCACCACCGGGCTCGTCTCCGACATGCCGAAGCCTTCCAGTATCGCGCAGCCGAAGCGCTCCTCGAAGCCGTGCAGGACCTCCACCGGCAATGACGCTCCGCCGGAGATGCACATCCGCAGCGTCGACACGTCCGCCTCCGTCGGGTGTTGCAACAGGGCCGCGTACATGGTCGGAACACCCTCGAACACCGTGGCCCGGTCGCGGGCGACGGTGTCCAGCACCGCCTGCGGATCGAAGCGCGGGACGAGCGTGAGCGAGGCGCCGCTGCGGACGGCAACGCTCATCGTGCAGATCTGGCCGAAGATGTGGAACAGCGGCAGACACCCCACCACCACGTCGTCGGGCGTCATCCGCTGGACGTGGACGGCGTTGACCTCGGTGTTGTGGCGCAGCCCGCCGTGGGTGAGAGCGGCGCCCTTGGGCTTGCCGGTGGTGCCGGAGGTGTACAGCAGGACGGCCACGTCGTCGTCCGCGGTCCGCGCCACGTCGGTCAGTGGCTCGTGTCCCGCCAGCGACTCGGCGAAGGGCGAAGGATCCACCACCATGGTCCGTACTCCGGCGGCGGCCGCACCCTGGGCGCCCTCCCCCGGCGCCCGGTGCCATTCGAGGAGCAGCACAGCGCCGGAATCGGTGAGGTGGTAGGCGGTTTCCCGCTCCTTGAGCAGCGGGTTCATCGGCACCACGATCGCGCCTGCGCGAAGGGCACCGTAGTAGAGGACGACGAACTCGGGGACGTTGGGCAGCATCAGGGCGACGCGGTCGCCCTGATGTACGCCTGCGGCTCGCAGCAGTGCGGCGGCGCGGGCGCTGCGTTCGTCCAGCTCCGCGTAGGTGGTGGTGTCGGTCCCCAGCCGGAGTGCGGGGCGTTCCGGCTGCCGGGCCGCCGTCTCCACCAGGAACTGCGCCAGATTGGCCATCGCCGCCTCCACGAACTCACCGTTGTAATGCGTCGTTCACGTAGGCGACATCGTGCTTCGCTCCGCCACCACCTCCTATGGACGACGCCACACCGTCCCCTGTCCTCAACTGTTCCTGAGAACAAAACAGGGGCTCTAAGCTGCGGTAATGGACATCACAGACGTGGTCGCGGCGATCCACGGACGGCTTCCGGAGCTGGGTGAGCGCATCGCTGACCGCATCCGGTCGGACGTCCCCGCCTATGCGGACGAGTCACTCATCCCCTTCGACTCGCTGCGCCGGTCGTGCACCGCCAATGCGGACCTGGTCCTGCGGCACCTGCGCCGGGCCGGCGCGCCGGATGCCGGGCCCGCCAGGGAGACCGGCCGGATCCGCGCCGAGCAGGGCATGCCGCTGGCGGACATCCTGCACGCGTACCGGATCGGTTTCGAGTTCGTGTGGTCGGAGATCCTCAGCGAGGCGCGCAACCGCCCCGTGGTTCCCGACGCACAGCTGGTGGACCGCTCGGCGGAGATCTGGCAACTGTTCGGCCTTTACGCGGAGGCCGTGGCGGCCGCGCACCGGGAGACCACCGCCGAGCTGACCGTGCAGCGCGGAGCCCGCCGCTCGGCACTGGTCGAAGCGTTGTTCACCGGCGTGATCGCCGACCGCACCACGCTGTGGGAGGCAGCCCGTGAACTG
Protein-coding regions in this window:
- a CDS encoding long-chain-fatty-acid--CoA ligase, translating into MANLAQFLVETAARQPERPALRLGTDTTTYAELDERSARAAALLRAAGVHQGDRVALMLPNVPEFVVLYYGALRAGAIVVPMNPLLKERETAYHLTDSGAVLLLEWHRAPGEGAQGAAAAGVRTMVVDPSPFAESLAGHEPLTDVARTADDDVAVLLYTSGTTGKPKGAALTHGGLRHNTEVNAVHVQRMTPDDVVVGCLPLFHIFGQICTMSVAVRSGASLTLVPRFDPQAVLDTVARDRATVFEGVPTMYAALLQHPTEADVSTLRMCISGGASLPVEVLHGFEERFGCAILEGFGMSETSPVVTFNHPDRPRKAGSIGTPIKDVEVRLLDEKGQDVGSGAIGELVVRGPNVMKGYWNRPEETAAAVPDGWLRTGDMARQDEDGYFYIVDRKKDMIIRGGYNVYPREIEEVLHEHPAVALAAVVGVPHEKLGEEIAAAVVLRPGAQATPEELRKHVKGRVAAYKYPRLVWLADTLPMGPSGKILKREITAPAG